The Erpetoichthys calabaricus chromosome 5, fErpCal1.3, whole genome shotgun sequence genome has a segment encoding these proteins:
- the LOC114641773 gene encoding zinc finger protein 773-like: MASVNDDGIDARLAPIKQEDCEWGTPGDLCVKREDFEGAISDFKEELKVETVNIKIEISEDFSGLLELEKHDIGNIVKQDISEQSHNGFQPSLTNMGQLATQQNCVELEFEIPEFEEKITEGSGREAEELQSSGNVKINLQEDGSFSPSSHVQPFLQGRVQQKQEKKKKPTRGSEHLTAASLQCSSLNTVKLTSIEAIKIDQHVVHSTDQESLSVGQECRKIFKSKSDCKDLKLNDMKPYCCSKCGKRFLYNSVFKRHTIIHSGEKPYDCSECGKRFNNVSNLQKHRSIHTGIKPYGCAECGKRFIYSSHLKSHTRVHTGEKPYCCSECGKRFSNVSSLQRHTTIHTGLKPHGCAECGKRFIYSSHLKNHTRVHTGEKPNCCSECGKRFSDVSSLRQHRRIHTGLRPHACAKCGKRFINSGHLKEHTRIHTGEKPYCCSECGKRFSHGSAYYRHVRVHTGEKPYCCSECGKRFTESGALDKHLRVHTGEKTY; the protein is encoded by the exons ATGGCGTCAGTCAATGATGATGGCATAGATGCGAGACTGGCACCCATTAAacaagaggactgtgagtggggcACACCGGGTGATTTGTGTGTCAAGCGGGAGGATTTTGAAGGAGCGATTTCAGATTTTAAAGAGGAGCTGAAGGTGGAGACTGTCAACATTAAAATTGAGATCTCTGAAGATTTCTCAGGTCTTCTGGAACTGGAAAAGCATGACATTGGCAATATTGTCAAGCAAGATATTTCTGAACAATCGCATAACGGTTTTCAGCCCTCGCTCACTAATATGGGACAATTGGCTACACAGCAGAATTGTGTGGAACTGGAATTTGAGATACCTGAGTTTGAGGAGAAAATCACTGAAGGAAGTGGAAGAGAAGCAGAAGAACTGCAGTCATCTGGGAATGTTAAAATAA ATTTACAGGAGGATGGCAGCTTCTCCCCATCTTCACATGTTCAGCCCTTTCTTCAAGGCAGAGTGCAAcagaaacaggaaaagaaaaagaaaccaacaAGAGGATCCGAGCATTTGACAGCAGCCTCTTTGCAGTGCAGTTCTCTTAATACTGTGAAACTAACATCAATAGAAGCCATCAAAATTGACCAACATGTCGTTCACAGCACAGACCAAGAGTCCTTGTCTGTGGGCCAAGAGTgcagaaaaatattcaaaagcaAATCTGATTGTAAAGATCTCAAGTTGAATgatatgaaaccatattgctgttctaaatgtggcaaaagattcctTTACAATAGCGTCTTCAAAAGACATACAATAATCCATAGTGGTGAAAAGccatatgactgttctgaatgtggcaaaagatttaaCAATGTTAGCAATCTCCAAAAACATAGAAGCATTCATACTGGAATAAAGCCATATGGCTGTGCAGAATGTGGTAAGAGATTTATTTACAGCAGTCATCTTAAGAGTCACACAAgagttcatactggagagaagccatattgctgttctgaatgtggcaaaagatttagCAATGTTAGCAGTCTCCAACGACACACAACAATTCATACTGGATTAAAGCCCCATGGCTGTGCAGAATGTGGTAAGAGATTTATTTACAGCAGTCATCTTAAGAATCACACAAgagttcatactggagagaagccaaattgctgttctgaatgtggcaaaagatttagCGATGTTAGCAGTCTCCGACAGCAcagaagaattcatactggatTAAGGCCACATGCCTGTGCAAAATGTGGTAAGAGATTTATTAATAGCGGTCATCTGAAGGAGCACAcgagaattcatactggagagaagccatattgctgttctgaatgtgggaaaagatTCAGTCACGGCAGCGCTTATTATAGACATGTAAgagttcatactggagagaagccatattgctgctctgaatgtggcaaaagattcacTGAGAGTGGCGCACTTGATAAACATCTAAgagttcatactggagagaaaacGTATtga